One genomic segment of Deinococcus budaensis includes these proteins:
- a CDS encoding carbohydrate ABC transporter permease: MTALPGFRSAPASRRSLLARLRGGWPAYLFLLPTLLLVGYFSYFPAYTAITRAFTDWDGLNVPTFTGLENFQRAVTDPVMGQATLNMAIWVGLGLLLAVVPPLLISELIFHLRGKKRQYAYRTLFVLPIVIPSLVLLLVWGAFYRSDGLLNALLGAVGLEGLRHDWLSDPDTALLSLIFLGFPYVDAFNFLLLYAGLQNIPDEVFDAARIDGATGWRRVLRIDLPLLRPQLGLIALLAIIGNVQYFISPLVLTSGGPGFATTVPALLMYQTATRDGEYGYAMAMAVLLMIVVVALTGLSRLLGRGNR; the protein is encoded by the coding sequence ATGACCGCCCTGCCCGGCTTCCGTTCCGCCCCCGCCTCCCGGCGCAGCCTGCTCGCGCGGCTGCGTGGGGGCTGGCCCGCCTACCTGTTTTTGCTGCCCACCCTGCTGCTGGTGGGGTATTTCTCGTACTTTCCGGCCTACACGGCGATCACGCGGGCCTTTACCGACTGGGACGGGCTGAACGTCCCCACCTTCACCGGGCTGGAGAACTTCCAGCGGGCCGTGACCGACCCGGTGATGGGGCAGGCCACCCTGAACATGGCGATCTGGGTGGGGCTGGGCCTCCTGCTGGCGGTGGTGCCGCCCCTGCTGATCTCGGAGCTGATCTTTCACCTGCGCGGCAAGAAACGGCAGTACGCCTACCGGACGCTGTTCGTGCTGCCCATCGTGATTCCGTCGCTGGTGCTGCTGCTGGTGTGGGGGGCCTTTTACCGCAGTGACGGCCTGCTCAACGCGCTGCTGGGCGCCGTGGGCCTGGAGGGGCTGCGGCACGACTGGCTCAGCGACCCCGACACGGCGCTGCTGAGCCTGATCTTCCTGGGCTTTCCGTACGTGGACGCTTTCAACTTCCTGCTGCTGTACGCCGGACTTCAGAACATCCCCGACGAGGTGTTCGACGCGGCCCGGATCGACGGGGCGACCGGCTGGCGGCGGGTGCTGCGCATCGACCTGCCGCTGCTGCGCCCGCAACTGGGCCTCATCGCGCTGCTGGCGATCATCGGCAACGTGCAGTACTTCATCAGCCCGCTGGTGCTGACCTCGGGCGGCCCCGGCTTCGCGACCACCGTTCCGGCCCTGCTGATGTACCAGACCGCCACCCGCGACGGCGAGTACGGCTACGCGATGGCGATGGCCGTGCTGCTGATGATCGTGGTCGTCGCCCTGACGGGCCTCTCGCGCCTGCTCGGCCGGGGGAACCGGTGA
- a CDS encoding RluA family pseudouridine synthase has product MTLPPPLSLTATPGRLDAVLAELTGVSRSQVAGWIAGGHVQVGGVVAARASLKLRGGEALTVQVPPPPDATVAPETVPLDVVYEDAHLIAVNKPPGMVTHPAPGVTSGTLVNALLGRLTLPEQPGAEGPDGYRPGIVHRLDRDTSGVIVVAKTVEAHARLAAAFKDRDTRKTYLAIAAGMWPAQGPVRVDAPIGRHPTARQRMTVGGAHPRDAQTLFTPLAAHPDGHGRTLALVRAQPRTGRTHQIRVHLAHLGSPLLGDAVYGRASEVMPRHALHAQFLTLPHPATGQPLHLHAPTPDDLLSAWVTLGGSLPAGLETPPE; this is encoded by the coding sequence GTGACTCTCCCCCCTCCCCTGTCGCTGACCGCCACCCCCGGCCGTCTGGACGCCGTGCTGGCTGAGCTGACGGGCGTGAGCCGCTCGCAGGTCGCCGGGTGGATCGCGGGGGGGCACGTGCAGGTGGGCGGCGTGGTCGCGGCCCGGGCCAGCCTGAAACTTAGGGGCGGCGAGGCGCTGACCGTGCAGGTGCCCCCGCCGCCCGACGCGACCGTGGCCCCCGAAACGGTCCCCCTCGACGTGGTGTACGAGGACGCCCATCTGATCGCGGTGAACAAGCCGCCCGGCATGGTCACCCACCCCGCCCCCGGCGTGACTTCCGGCACGCTGGTCAACGCCCTGCTGGGCCGCCTGACCCTGCCCGAGCAGCCCGGCGCCGAGGGTCCCGACGGCTACCGCCCCGGCATCGTTCACCGGCTGGACCGCGACACCAGCGGCGTGATCGTGGTCGCCAAAACGGTCGAGGCGCACGCGCGGCTGGCGGCGGCGTTCAAGGACCGCGACACGCGCAAGACGTACCTGGCGATTGCTGCCGGAATGTGGCCAGCCCAGGGACCGGTGCGGGTGGACGCACCCATCGGGCGGCATCCCACCGCCCGGCAGCGCATGACCGTCGGCGGCGCCCACCCGCGCGACGCGCAGACCCTCTTCACGCCGCTGGCCGCCCACCCAGACGGCCATGGGCGCACGCTGGCGCTGGTGCGCGCGCAGCCCCGCACCGGGCGCACCCACCAGATTCGAGTTCACCTCGCGCACCTGGGCAGCCCGCTCCTGGGTGACGCGGTGTACGGACGGGCCAGCGAGGTCATGCCACGCCACGCCCTGCACGCGCAGTTCCTGACCCTCCCCCACCCCGCCACCGGCCAGCCGCTGCACCTGCACGCGCCCACGCCCGACGACCTGCTCTCGGCCTGGGTGACGCTCGGCGGAAGCCTCCCCGCCGGGCTGGAGACGCCGCCGGAGTAG
- a CDS encoding homoserine dehydrogenase, producing MRTVTVGLLGCGTVGQNVLRLLERRRDIFSDLGVEIELTGVLVRDPAKARDVPPGTPLTSDPAFLQESSVVIEALGGIREPLALLLPYLRSGRPVITANKALLAECWDDLRGHALAGRLYYEASVMAGTPVIGPMSTVLRASTFTRLQAVLNGTCNYVLTQMEAGKSYAEALAQAQALGYAEDPPTLDVGGFDTAHKLTVLARFCADGDFPYSAVEVQGIEGVTLEDVQEAGKAGERYKLVAELRPEGQGWHARVSPQRLPVTHPLCNEAASRNALVYEGEECGALIFAGGGAGGMVTASAMVGDLLDLLIGFPGHVPLH from the coding sequence ATGAGAACGGTCACGGTGGGGCTGCTGGGCTGCGGCACGGTGGGGCAGAACGTCTTGCGGTTGCTGGAGAGGCGCCGGGACATCTTCAGCGACCTGGGGGTCGAGATCGAGCTGACCGGCGTGCTGGTCCGCGATCCTGCCAAGGCCCGCGACGTGCCGCCCGGCACGCCCCTGACCAGCGACCCGGCCTTCTTGCAGGAGAGCAGCGTGGTGATCGAGGCGCTGGGCGGCATCCGGGAACCGCTGGCGCTGCTGTTGCCGTACCTCCGAAGCGGGCGGCCCGTCATCACCGCCAACAAGGCCCTGCTGGCCGAGTGCTGGGACGACCTGCGCGGGCACGCCCTGGCCGGGCGGCTGTACTACGAGGCCTCGGTGATGGCCGGAACCCCCGTGATCGGCCCGATGAGCACCGTGCTGCGCGCCAGCACCTTTACCCGGCTCCAGGCGGTCCTGAACGGCACCTGCAACTACGTGCTGACCCAGATGGAAGCCGGGAAGAGCTACGCCGAGGCCCTCGCGCAGGCCCAGGCCCTCGGGTACGCCGAGGACCCGCCCACCCTGGATGTCGGCGGCTTCGACACCGCCCACAAACTGACCGTCCTGGCCCGCTTCTGCGCCGACGGCGACTTCCCCTACTCGGCGGTCGAGGTGCAGGGCATCGAGGGGGTCACGCTGGAGGACGTGCAGGAGGCGGGCAAAGCCGGGGAGCGCTACAAGCTGGTGGCCGAACTGCGGCCGGAAGGGCAGGGCTGGCACGCCCGCGTCTCGCCGCAGCGCCTGCCCGTGACCCACCCGCTGTGCAACGAGGCCGCCAGCCGCAACGCGCTGGTGTACGAGGGCGAGGAATGCGGGGCGCTGATCTTCGCCGGGGGCGGGGCCGGGGGGATGGTCACGGCGTCGGCGATGGTGGGGGACCTGCTCGACCTGCTGATCGGGTTTCCGGGGCACGTGCCGCTGCACTGA
- a CDS encoding ABC transporter substrate-binding protein, whose protein sequence is MNRRTALTALLLGSSALLSAAHAAPGTWRGTITMVAADYTPNFPGVKNQLKVFQQIANEYEKKYPGIKIKFHTEPIPDTNTMIRVKAAAGELFDVYWAQAYSLNSTLPKGVAADLAPAFRQPNPYIPGNKAWQDVMDKAQLAEGRNPSGAVYTLSGDRVVYTIFYNKDLFKKAGISKAPTSWAELIAASKKLQAAGVYPMHAVPAYPWWSRHFLSDLYSKDYAKLTGYDGLPGQSPLDEAVAIHKGILTPKDPRFMSWWPTMKQFTDTWPRDYLTADPGKNYDAFQDFVGQKEAMLYEGSYKTREMLDAGVKFPVGAFNFPRLTKKESPYATGVNTANAYTGTGGFQYAMSTPLANKSMREKGKTQAVLDWMRYFGTPKNLQRLTAEQGTYVPTWPGTTAKLALSNFDAAAIQAQIKQPERSIGVANASANLGWGDMQRVFGLYLSGNITLDQAKQQAQTVLDRAAADYARKNKVDLSKY, encoded by the coding sequence ATGAACCGCCGCACTGCCCTGACCGCCCTGCTGCTGGGTTCCAGCGCCCTGCTTTCCGCCGCGCACGCCGCCCCCGGCACCTGGCGCGGCACCATCACCATGGTCGCGGCCGACTACACGCCGAACTTTCCCGGCGTGAAAAACCAGCTCAAGGTGTTTCAGCAGATCGCCAACGAGTACGAGAAGAAGTACCCCGGCATCAAGATCAAGTTCCACACCGAGCCCATTCCCGACACCAACACCATGATCCGGGTCAAGGCGGCGGCGGGCGAACTGTTCGACGTGTACTGGGCGCAGGCCTACAGCCTGAATTCCACCCTCCCCAAAGGGGTGGCCGCCGACCTCGCCCCCGCCTTCCGGCAGCCCAACCCCTACATTCCCGGCAACAAGGCCTGGCAGGACGTGATGGACAAAGCACAGCTCGCCGAGGGCCGCAACCCCAGCGGGGCCGTCTACACCCTCAGCGGCGACCGGGTGGTCTACACCATCTTCTACAACAAAGACCTCTTCAAGAAAGCCGGGATCAGCAAGGCGCCGACCAGCTGGGCGGAACTGATCGCCGCCTCGAAAAAGCTTCAGGCGGCGGGGGTCTACCCTATGCACGCCGTGCCCGCCTACCCGTGGTGGAGCCGCCACTTCCTCTCGGACCTCTACAGCAAGGACTACGCCAAACTCACCGGCTACGACGGGCTGCCGGGCCAGTCGCCGCTCGACGAGGCCGTCGCGATCCACAAGGGCATCCTGACGCCGAAAGACCCCCGCTTCATGTCGTGGTGGCCGACCATGAAGCAGTTCACCGACACCTGGCCCCGGGACTACCTGACCGCCGACCCCGGCAAGAACTACGACGCCTTTCAGGATTTCGTGGGGCAGAAAGAAGCCATGCTCTACGAGGGCAGCTACAAGACCCGCGAGATGCTGGACGCGGGCGTGAAGTTCCCGGTCGGGGCCTTTAATTTCCCGCGCCTGACCAAAAAAGAAAGCCCCTACGCGACCGGCGTGAACACGGCCAACGCCTACACGGGCACGGGCGGCTTCCAGTACGCCATGAGCACGCCGCTGGCGAACAAGTCCATGCGCGAAAAGGGCAAGACGCAGGCGGTGCTCGACTGGATGCGTTACTTCGGCACGCCGAAAAACCTGCAACGCCTCACCGCCGAGCAGGGCACCTACGTGCCCACCTGGCCGGGCACCACGGCCAAGCTCGCGCTGAGCAACTTCGACGCGGCGGCCATCCAGGCGCAGATCAAGCAGCCCGAGCGCTCCATCGGCGTGGCGAACGCCTCGGCCAACCTGGGCTGGGGCGACATGCAGCGCGTCTTCGGGCTGTACCTCAGCGGCAACATCACGCTCGACCAGGCCAAGCAGCAGGCCCAGACGGTGCTCGACCGCGCCGCCGCCGACTACGCCCGCAAGAACAAGGTCGATCTGTCCAAGTACTGA
- a CDS encoding adenine nucleotide alpha hydrolase yields MSAAGPAAGAAPFALSWSGGKDSALALLRAQAAGGRPLALLNMLDEGGERSRSHGLRPEILEAQAAALGLPLWTARASWAGYEREFTALLRRAESAGAKSVVFGDIDLQDYRDWEERVCAAAGLRAALPLWQEPRRALVEEGLRRGLCARIVAVREDALPAGLLGRVLDPALLDEIEGLGADACGESGEYHTVVVDGPGFAAPLRLHAGAVHRAGGVATLDLRLG; encoded by the coding sequence GTGAGCGCGGCTGGGCCAGCCGCTGGGGCAGCGCCCTTCGCCCTGTCGTGGAGCGGCGGCAAGGACAGCGCCCTGGCCCTGCTGCGCGCCCAGGCGGCGGGAGGCCGTCCGCTCGCGCTGCTGAACATGCTGGACGAGGGCGGGGAGCGGTCGCGCTCGCACGGCCTGCGGCCCGAGATTCTGGAAGCGCAGGCGGCGGCGCTGGGATTGCCGCTCTGGACCGCCCGCGCCTCCTGGGCGGGCTACGAGCGCGAGTTCACGGCTCTCCTGCGCCGGGCTGAAAGCGCCGGGGCAAAGTCGGTGGTTTTCGGCGACATCGACCTCCAGGACTACCGCGACTGGGAAGAGCGGGTGTGCGCGGCGGCGGGGCTGCGGGCCGCGCTGCCCCTGTGGCAGGAACCCCGCCGCGCGCTGGTAGAAGAAGGCCTGCGCCGGGGCCTTTGCGCCCGGATCGTTGCCGTGCGTGAGGATGCGCTCCCCGCAGGGCTGCTGGGCCGCGTCCTGGACCCGGCGCTGCTGGACGAGATCGAGGGCCTGGGCGCGGATGCCTGCGGCGAGAGCGGCGAATACCACACGGTGGTGGTGGACGGTCCCGGCTTCGCGGCCCCGCTGCGGCTGCACGCTGGGGCCGTTCACCGCGCGGGCGGCGTGGCGACGCTCGACTTGCGGCTGGGCTGA
- a CDS encoding NUDIX hydrolase encodes MARRDLLVAAGVLRDRFGRVLLVGNDWQGLGRVRHTLPGGVVEPGETLLEALYREIAEETGLKLTGIKHMAYTVHIEDERRGERAIAVAFEATWEGLLNPADPDGFIVEARFCTPDEAIELLESPPMREPLSDYLRTGEPGRFYAFKGWDGRGGLRVPPLRAESSR; translated from the coding sequence ATGGCGCGGCGTGACCTGCTGGTCGCCGCCGGGGTGCTGCGTGACCGCTTCGGGCGGGTGCTGCTGGTCGGCAACGACTGGCAGGGCCTCGGGCGGGTGCGCCACACCCTGCCCGGCGGCGTGGTGGAACCCGGCGAGACGCTGCTCGAAGCCCTCTACCGCGAGATCGCGGAGGAAACGGGCCTCAAGCTCACCGGCATCAAGCACATGGCCTACACGGTGCATATCGAGGACGAGCGCCGGGGCGAGCGCGCCATCGCGGTGGCCTTCGAGGCGACCTGGGAGGGCCTGCTCAACCCCGCCGACCCCGACGGCTTCATCGTGGAAGCGCGCTTTTGCACCCCCGACGAGGCCATCGAGCTGCTGGAATCGCCCCCCATGCGCGAGCCGCTGAGCGACTACCTGCGCACCGGGGAGCCGGGCCGCTTCTACGCCTTCAAGGGCTGGGACGGACGCGGGGGCCTACGGGTGCCGCCGCTGCGGGCCGAGTCCTCCCGGTGA
- the prfA gene encoding peptide chain release factor 1 encodes MSGGRLEELAAEFGMVERALGDPAMLADPPAYARLTRRHRELTPVVTLYRERGALERDLAGARELLSDPDMRELASGEVAALGARLAELDAELEVLLLPSDPDDPKDVILELRAGAGGAEAGLFAMDLLRLYTRYAEGAGLKVNVLDASESDLGGASKVVAEVSGDFAFRAFKWERGVHRVQRVPATESQGRIHTSTVTVAVLPEAEQGEVQLDLSEVRIDVFRSQGAGGQGVNTTDSAVRAVYRAGTPDEITVVCQDGRSQIKNREKALVVLASRLAERERTAREERERTERASQVGTGERSEKIRTYNYPQNRVTDHRLEGETKNFALDAVMAGGLSPVVAALGRAERERQLLELGEADGAGRGDGRASHGAA; translated from the coding sequence TTGAGTGGGGGCCGCCTGGAGGAGCTGGCGGCGGAGTTCGGGATGGTCGAGCGGGCGCTGGGCGATCCGGCGATGCTGGCCGACCCCCCCGCCTATGCCCGGCTGACCCGCCGCCACCGCGAGCTGACGCCGGTCGTGACCCTCTACCGCGAGCGGGGGGCGCTGGAACGCGACCTGGCGGGCGCCCGTGAGCTGCTCTCGGACCCCGATATGCGCGAGCTGGCCTCGGGCGAGGTCGCGGCGCTGGGAGCGCGGCTGGCCGAGCTGGACGCCGAGCTGGAGGTGCTGCTGCTTCCCAGCGACCCCGACGACCCCAAGGACGTGATCTTGGAACTGCGTGCCGGAGCCGGGGGCGCGGAAGCCGGACTGTTCGCCATGGACCTGCTGCGGCTCTACACCCGCTACGCCGAGGGCGCGGGGTTGAAAGTGAACGTGCTCGACGCCTCGGAAAGCGACCTGGGGGGCGCGAGCAAGGTCGTGGCCGAGGTCAGCGGGGACTTCGCCTTCCGGGCCTTCAAGTGGGAGCGCGGCGTTCACCGGGTGCAGCGCGTTCCGGCCACCGAGTCGCAGGGCCGCATCCACACCAGCACGGTGACGGTCGCGGTGCTGCCCGAAGCCGAGCAGGGCGAGGTGCAGCTCGACCTCTCGGAGGTCCGCATCGACGTGTTCCGCTCGCAAGGCGCGGGCGGGCAGGGGGTGAACACCACCGACTCGGCGGTGCGCGCCGTGTACCGCGCGGGCACCCCCGACGAGATCACGGTGGTCTGCCAGGACGGGCGCAGCCAGATCAAGAACCGCGAAAAGGCGCTGGTCGTGCTGGCCTCGCGCCTGGCCGAGCGCGAGCGGACGGCGCGCGAGGAACGCGAACGGACCGAGCGCGCCTCGCAGGTCGGGACCGGCGAACGCAGCGAGAAGATCCGCACCTACAACTACCCGCAAAACCGCGTGACCGACCACCGGCTGGAAGGCGAGACCAAGAATTTCGCCCTCGACGCGGTGATGGCGGGCGGGTTGAGTCCGGTGGTGGCGGCGCTGGGCCGCGCCGAGCGCGAGCGGCAACTGCTGGAGCTGGGCGAGGCGGACGGGGCCGGACGCGGAGACGGGCGGGCGAGTCATGGCGCGGCGTGA
- the guaA gene encoding glutamine-hydrolyzing GMP synthase, translating into MSVVILDFGSQFTRLIARRFRELGAYSVILPGTASLERIAQENPRGVVLSGGPSSVYDPGAPRPAPGVLDLDVPILGVCYGMQFLAHEAGGDVQRVGRREYGKADLTRYGGGLFQGIQGEFVAWMSHADSVTQLPQGYEVVAETEDTPVAAIENPLTRRYGVQFHPEVVHTPKGGQLLANFLEICGVARDWTAEHIVEELIEGVRAQVGEEGRVLLAISGGVDSSTLGLLLARAIGERLTAVFIEHGLLRLGEREQVEAALRPLGVNLVTVDARAEFLGALAGVSDPEAKRKIIGREFIRAFEREAREYGPFDFLAQGTLYPDVIESAGGGHGDKSGAANIKSHHNVGGLPDDLAFKLVEPFRTLFKDEVRDIARLLGLPEHIRMRHPFPGPGLAIRCLGEVTEEKLDILRRVDDIFISGLREFGLYDGCSQALAVLTPIQSVGVMGDGRTYSYTVALRAVSTDDFMTAEWARLPYEFLATMSNRIVNQVHEVNRVVYDITGKPPATIEWE; encoded by the coding sequence GTGAGCGTCGTCATCCTCGACTTCGGCAGCCAGTTCACGCGCCTGATCGCCCGGCGCTTTCGTGAACTCGGCGCGTACAGCGTGATCTTGCCCGGCACCGCCAGCCTGGAGCGTATCGCGCAGGAAAACCCCCGGGGCGTGGTGCTGTCGGGCGGCCCCAGCAGCGTGTACGACCCGGGGGCGCCGCGCCCCGCGCCCGGTGTCCTCGACCTCGACGTGCCCATCCTGGGCGTGTGCTACGGGATGCAGTTCCTGGCCCACGAGGCGGGCGGCGACGTGCAGCGCGTGGGAAGACGCGAGTACGGCAAGGCCGACCTGACCCGCTACGGCGGAGGGCTGTTCCAGGGCATCCAGGGCGAGTTCGTGGCCTGGATGAGCCACGCCGACTCGGTGACGCAGCTTCCGCAGGGCTACGAGGTCGTGGCCGAAACGGAGGACACCCCGGTCGCCGCCATCGAGAATCCCCTGACCCGGCGTTACGGGGTGCAGTTTCACCCGGAGGTCGTCCACACGCCCAAGGGCGGCCAACTGCTGGCGAACTTTCTGGAGATCTGCGGCGTGGCCCGCGACTGGACCGCCGAGCACATCGTCGAGGAGCTGATCGAGGGCGTGCGGGCGCAGGTCGGCGAAGAAGGCCGGGTGCTGCTCGCCATCAGCGGCGGCGTGGATTCCTCCACGCTGGGGCTGCTGCTGGCCCGCGCCATCGGGGAGCGCCTCACCGCCGTCTTTATCGAGCACGGCCTTTTGAGACTGGGCGAGCGCGAACAGGTGGAAGCGGCGCTCAGACCCCTGGGCGTCAACCTCGTCACGGTGGACGCCCGCGCCGAGTTCCTGGGGGCGCTCGCGGGCGTCTCCGACCCCGAGGCGAAGCGCAAGATCATCGGCCGCGAGTTCATCCGGGCCTTCGAGCGCGAGGCCCGCGAGTACGGTCCCTTCGACTTCCTGGCCCAGGGCACCCTCTACCCCGACGTGATCGAGTCGGCGGGCGGCGGGCACGGCGACAAGTCGGGCGCGGCCAACATCAAGAGCCACCACAACGTCGGCGGCCTGCCCGACGACCTCGCCTTTAAACTTGTCGAACCGTTCCGCACCCTCTTCAAGGACGAGGTGCGCGACATTGCCCGCCTGCTGGGCCTCCCCGAGCACATCCGGATGCGCCACCCCTTTCCCGGTCCCGGCCTGGCGATCCGCTGCCTGGGCGAGGTCACCGAGGAAAAGCTCGACATCCTGCGGCGGGTGGACGACATCTTCATCTCCGGCCTGCGCGAGTTCGGCCTGTACGACGGCTGCTCGCAGGCGCTGGCCGTGCTCACGCCCATCCAGTCGGTCGGCGTGATGGGCGACGGGCGCACCTACTCCTACACGGTGGCCCTGCGTGCCGTGAGCACCGACGACTTCATGACCGCCGAGTGGGCGCGGCTGCCTTACGAGTTCCTGGCGACCATGAGCAACCGCATCGTGAACCAGGTTCACGAGGTCAACCGCGTGGTGTACGACATCACCGGCAAGCCGCCCGCGACGATCGAGTGGGAGTGA
- a CDS encoding AAA family ATPase yields MRVLLTGMSGTGKSSALEELARRGHRTVDTDTDEWSEWLTDPEGQPDWVWREAPMRALLTGGEAGGPLFMGGCKSNQGRFYALFDRVVLLSAPAEVLGYLETVQPLLRAGADAELDSGRLSVAELADALEALAPEA; encoded by the coding sequence ATGCGCGTCCTCCTGACCGGCATGTCGGGGACGGGCAAGTCCTCGGCGCTGGAGGAGCTGGCCCGGCGCGGCCACCGGACGGTGGACACCGACACGGACGAGTGGTCCGAATGGCTCACGGACCCGGAGGGCCAGCCCGACTGGGTGTGGCGCGAGGCCCCCATGCGGGCGCTGCTGACCGGAGGGGAAGCGGGCGGGCCGCTTTTCATGGGCGGGTGCAAGTCGAACCAGGGGCGCTTCTACGCCCTCTTCGACCGTGTGGTGCTGCTCAGCGCTCCGGCGGAGGTGCTGGGCTACCTGGAGACGGTGCAGCCGCTGCTGCGGGCCGGGGCCGACGCCGAACTCGATTCGGGCCGGTTGTCGGTCGCGGAACTGGCCGACGCGCTCGAAGCCCTGGCCCCGGAAGCCTGA
- a CDS encoding DEAD/DEAH box helicase translates to MNFDQLIAPELAARLAERGITEATPIQVEALPLALNGKDLIGRARTGTGKTLAYALPIIQNLEPSRERARLPRAIIVAPTRELAKQVADEFSKSGVGLTTVTVYGGAAYAPQEGALRRGVDVVVGTPGRLIDHLERGNLDLSAVQYAVLDEADEMLSVGFAEAIETILQKTPEERQTLLFSATLNDDIRRLSRKYLREPVVVDMVGEGKSQAAQTVEHLKVKVGRTRTRVLADLLTVYNPEKAIVFTRTKREADELANELIHRGIESEALHGDLAQTQRERALGAFRSGRVGVLVATDVAARGLDIPEVDLVVQYHLPQDHESYIHRSGRTGRAGRTGTAIVMYGDRDGREMRNLEYRTGVQFRERALPTPKEVQAASAKSSADLVRKVDAEVAGTFQAEAERLFSELGLEALARALAKISGVSEPVKAASLLSGEEGLTTIILHAERMSVARAVAVIARNSDVDTRRLGKVRQWRGGAVADVPTEYLAKLLAANPLEGEVQVEVAQELPELFEAPAREGRQGGSYGGGRGYRDRDEGGYRGNRSGGYQGGGRGGYGNGGGGQGGYQGGRGGYQGGSRNQGEGRREDFADREFVPGGR, encoded by the coding sequence ATGAACTTTGATCAACTGATTGCGCCCGAACTCGCGGCGCGTCTCGCCGAGCGCGGCATCACCGAAGCCACCCCCATCCAGGTCGAGGCCCTGCCTCTGGCCCTGAACGGCAAGGACCTGATCGGCCGCGCCCGCACCGGCACCGGCAAGACGCTGGCCTACGCGCTGCCCATCATCCAGAACCTTGAGCCGAGCCGTGAACGTGCCCGTCTGCCGCGCGCCATCATCGTGGCGCCGACCCGCGAACTCGCCAAGCAGGTGGCCGACGAGTTCTCCAAGAGCGGCGTGGGCCTCACCACCGTCACCGTGTACGGCGGCGCCGCCTACGCCCCGCAGGAAGGCGCGCTGCGCCGCGGGGTAGACGTGGTCGTGGGCACCCCCGGCCGGCTCATTGACCACCTGGAGCGCGGCAACCTCGACCTCAGCGCCGTGCAGTACGCCGTGCTGGACGAGGCCGACGAGATGCTCAGCGTGGGCTTCGCGGAAGCCATCGAGACGATCCTCCAGAAGACCCCCGAGGAGCGCCAGACGCTGCTGTTCAGCGCCACGCTGAACGACGACATCCGCCGCCTCTCGCGCAAGTACCTGCGCGAGCCGGTCGTGGTGGACATGGTCGGCGAGGGCAAGAGCCAGGCCGCCCAGACGGTCGAGCACCTCAAGGTCAAGGTGGGCCGCACCCGCACCCGCGTGCTGGCCGACCTGCTGACCGTCTACAACCCGGAAAAAGCCATCGTCTTCACCCGCACCAAGCGCGAGGCCGATGAGCTGGCCAACGAGCTGATTCACCGCGGCATCGAGAGTGAGGCGCTGCACGGCGACCTGGCGCAGACGCAGCGCGAGCGGGCGCTGGGGGCCTTCCGCAGCGGGCGCGTGGGCGTGCTCGTCGCCACTGACGTGGCGGCGCGCGGCCTGGACATCCCGGAAGTGGACCTGGTGGTGCAGTACCACCTGCCGCAGGACCACGAGAGCTACATCCACCGCTCGGGCCGCACCGGCCGCGCCGGGCGCACCGGCACCGCCATCGTGATGTACGGCGACCGCGATGGCCGCGAGATGCGGAACCTGGAGTACCGCACCGGCGTGCAGTTCCGCGAACGCGCCCTGCCCACCCCCAAGGAAGTGCAGGCCGCCAGCGCCAAGTCGAGCGCCGACCTCGTGCGCAAGGTGGACGCGGAGGTCGCCGGGACCTTCCAGGCCGAGGCCGAGCGGTTGTTCAGCGAGCTGGGCCTCGAAGCCCTGGCCCGCGCCCTTGCCAAGATCAGCGGCGTGAGCGAACCGGTCAAGGCCGCCAGCCTGCTCAGCGGTGAGGAGGGCCTGACGACCATCATCCTGCACGCCGAGCGCATGAGCGTGGCCCGCGCGGTCGCCGTGATCGCCCGCAACAGCGACGTGGACACCCGCAGGCTCGGTAAGGTGCGCCAGTGGCGCGGCGGCGCGGTGGCCGACGTGCCCACCGAGTACCTTGCCAAGCTGCTCGCCGCCAACCCGCTGGAGGGCGAGGTGCAGGTGGAAGTCGCCCAGGAGCTGCCCGAGCTGTTCGAGGCCCCGGCGCGCGAGGGCCGTCAGGGCGGGAGCTACGGCGGTGGCCGCGGCTACCGTGACCGCGACGAGGGCGGCTACCGGGGGAACCGGAGCGGCGGCTACCAGGGCGGCGGACGCGGCGGCTACGGCAACGGCGGCGGCGGCCAGGGCGGGTACCAGGGTGGCCGTGGAGGCTACCAGGGCGGCAGCCGCAACCAGGGCGAGGGTCGCCGCGAGGACTTCGCCGACCGCGAGTTCGTGCCCGGCGGACGCTGA
- a CDS encoding helix-turn-helix domain-containing protein — translation MPIEVRLDERLRDRGMTLSELSERVGITLANLSILKTGKARAVRFSTLEAICEVLECQPGDLLVYAPEGREE, via the coding sequence ATGCCCATCGAAGTCCGGCTCGACGAGCGGCTGCGCGACCGCGGCATGACCCTCTCCGAACTCTCGGAGCGGGTAGGGATCACCCTGGCGAACCTCAGCATCCTCAAGACTGGCAAGGCCCGCGCGGTGCGCTTCAGCACGTTGGAAGCCATCTGCGAGGTCTTGGAATGTCAGCCGGGCGACCTGCTTGTTTATGCGCCGGAAGGCCGCGAGGAATAG